The DNA region TTGTACAGGAATCGCGAGAGCTTTAAAAGAAAGTAAAAAGCAACCACTCCAGCCAATCCAATACCTATTGCAAAAATTGGGCGAAGTTTTTTATTTTTAGCAAGAGAATTATATGAAGTACGAAAGTTTGTCCTTAGTAAAATTAAAACATTCTTCATATTAATACCCTAAAAACTTAATCAGATCTTTCGTATCTTCTCCACCCGTAAGTTCAAGAAACAGGTCTTCAAGATTTGCAGTTTTATCTTTTGCTTTTTCCCGGAGCTCTTGAATAGTGCCTTCTACAATAAGTTCCCCTTGATTAATAATGCCAATCCTATCACACATTCTTTCAGCAATTTCAAGGATATGAGTGGACATAAAAATCGTTTTGCCCTTCTCAGCAAGTGCGCGAAGAAGATCTTTTACAAGTTTGGCACTGGCGGGATCTAATCCTACTGTCGGTTCATCAAAAATAAGAACAGATGGATCGTGAATTAATGCCGCAGAGATAACGATCTTTTGCCTCATACCATGAGAATAATTTTCTATCATCACATCTGCTTTATCCTCTAGCGAAAACATTTTAAACATTTCATTTGCCTTCTTTTTTGCACTGTCTCTATGAACTTCAAAAATATCTGCCACAAAATAAAGAAATTCTCTTCCAGTAAGTTTTTGATATACCATAGGGCTATCCGGGACCAATCCAATATGCCCTTTTGCCTGGATTGGATTTTTAAGGATATCAATACCATCAATTAATGCTGTACCTTTTGTTGGCTTCAAAAGCCCTGTAAGCATCTTTATTGTTGTTGTTTTCCCTGCTCCATTTGGACCTAAAAATCCATATATCTCGCCTGAGTTTACTGTGATGTTTAAATTATTTACAGCAAGTAACTTCCCAAAATCTTTTGTTAAATTTTTTGTTTCAATCATATTTTACCTTATACATTAACATTAAATTCATTTTAGCAGATACCTCTGAACAAAACAAATTATTTTAAAATATAGCAGTTAAAAATAACAAAACAACATTTATAAGGATACCAATATAACAAAGAAATTCTTTATGTGCAAACACTATATTTATTTGAAAAATAAATGATTCAAGGATTTCTTTTACCTTTTTTAATACGCCTTCTTTTCAAAAATCTTTAGCTATAGGATAAAACCTATAAAAAACTATCAGGAAAACCAGGTAAATTATTGCAGAATACAAGATAATGATTAAAATATACATATAAGATACATATAAGAATCTAATTATAAATGAATAGAATTTAAAAAATGTTTAGATAAGAAAGGTGGGATATCTGCTGTGCGTTACAAAAAATATGAAATAGTGCCATATAATTCTGAATTTTTTACAGGGGTTGCTGATTTGCAAAAATATCTATGGCCCAACTATGAAAGCAGCGCTCTGGCATATCTAAAGTGGAAATTTGAAGATAATCCTCTTACCAAAAAACCATTTGCCATTGTTGCACTTTACAAAAACAAAGTTGTAGGTTTTAACGGCTTTTTTGCTACTCGCTGGAGAATTGGAAATAAAAATGATAAAATATTGATGCTGTCTCCGGCAGACATATGCGTTCATCCGAATCACCGGAAAAAGGGATTATTTACAGCAATGACAATGTTTGCTATAGAGGAATATGAAAAAACACCATACAAAACATTTATAGGGTTAAGCATAAACACATCATCTGGAACAGGCTATAAAAAAATGGGGTGGCCAAAAATTGCCGATAGAACAAGCATGAGGCAATACAACTTAATCGGATTGATAAATTGGATTTTGATAAGCAAAACCGGGCGGAGTTTGTACAAACATCAGATAACCTATGGAAAGTTTGGAAATATTGAAGTTTCAAATAAACCAAGACACAAGGAAATGGCTGCCGTTATAGTAAAACAAAAAACCCAAGACAATAAAATCGCGCTGTTTAAAGATGCGTCTTTTTTCAAATGGAGATTCCAAAACATCAGGCGAAGCTACACATTTTACTACCATCTAAATAATGGAACTACCAACGGATATGTAGTGATTGAAACGGTCGACAACAGTACAAGCGGCCATATTATAGATTATGCAGAAACAGAAAATGGGGTAATTTATGAAATTTTGCGTTATACCATTGCAAAAAAACATTTTGACATCCTATCCATATGGAATATCAATTTAAGAAAAGACATTCATCAGACATTGA from Caldisericota bacterium includes:
- a CDS encoding ABC transporter ATP-binding protein produces the protein MIETKNLTKDFGKLLAVNNLNITVNSGEIYGFLGPNGAGKTTTIKMLTGLLKPTKGTALIDGIDILKNPIQAKGHIGLVPDSPMVYQKLTGREFLYFVADIFEVHRDSAKKKANEMFKMFSLEDKADVMIENYSHGMRQKIVISAALIHDPSVLIFDEPTVGLDPASAKLVKDLLRALAEKGKTIFMSTHILEIAERMCDRIGIINQGELIVEGTIQELREKAKDKTANLEDLFLELTGGEDTKDLIKFLGY
- a CDS encoding GNAT family N-acetyltransferase, whose translation is MRYKKYEIVPYNSEFFTGVADLQKYLWPNYESSALAYLKWKFEDNPLTKKPFAIVALYKNKVVGFNGFFATRWRIGNKNDKILMLSPADICVHPNHRKKGLFTAMTMFAIEEYEKTPYKTFIGLSINTSSGTGYKKMGWPKIADRTSMRQYNLIGLINWILISKTGRSLYKHQITYGKFGNIEVSNKPRHKEMAAVIVKQKTQDNKIALFKDASFFKWRFQNIRRSYTFYYHLNNGTTNGYVVIETVDNSTSGHIIDYAETENGVIYEILRYTIAKKHFDILSIWNINLRKDIHQTLKNLNFSTKNLLGKIEKKFPSEFPMLPVFVRPIKKTVKEKDWFIESIDIRNINNWEINGICSDNT